The following coding sequences lie in one Thermoanaerobaculia bacterium genomic window:
- a CDS encoding DinB family protein: MSYDLGARPEAGEYGDFHAGYIAAVPEGDIRETLARESAAACAFYGAISEEQASLAYAPGKWTIREVLAHIADGERVFAYRALRFGRGDCTELPGFDQDLWVPESHAATRPWRELQEDFAAVRAASLHLFRSFAPADWERRGEASGIVVSVRAIAWILAGHELHHRRILVERYGVG, translated from the coding sequence ATGAGCTACGACCTGGGAGCCCGGCCGGAAGCCGGAGAGTACGGCGATTTCCACGCCGGATACATTGCGGCGGTGCCGGAGGGCGACATCCGCGAGACCCTCGCCCGCGAGTCCGCGGCGGCCTGCGCCTTCTATGGCGCGATCTCCGAGGAGCAGGCGAGCCTGGCCTACGCCCCGGGCAAGTGGACGATCCGCGAGGTCCTGGCGCACATCGCCGACGGCGAGCGCGTCTTCGCCTACCGGGCGCTGCGTTTCGGGCGCGGCGATTGCACGGAGTTGCCCGGTTTCGACCAGGATCTCTGGGTGCCGGAGAGTCATGCCGCCACCCGGCCCTGGCGGGAGCTGCAGGAGGATTTCGCCGCGGTCCGGGCGGCTTCGCTCCACCTCTTCCGGTCGTTCGCGCCGGCGGATTGGGAGCGCCGCGGCGAGGCGAGCGGCATCGTGGTTTCGGTGCGCGCGATCGCCTGGATCCTCGCCGGCCACGAGCTGCACCACCGGCGGATCCTCGTCGAGCGCTACGGCGTCGGCTGA
- the purE gene encoding 5-(carboxyamino)imidazole ribonucleotide mutase, producing the protein MSWSERPLVGILMGSKNDYEVMSEAVKICQELGIPCEARVLSAHRTPDEALDYAASAAARGTKALIAGAGGAAHLAGVLAAKTLLPVLAVPIDSSALQGLDALLAMVQMPKGIPVATFAIGRAGAANAALFAAEILALSDPDLQARLAAWREARRQEVLKQTLP; encoded by the coding sequence ATGAGCTGGAGCGAGCGGCCGCTGGTCGGCATCCTGATGGGCAGCAAGAACGACTACGAGGTGATGTCCGAGGCGGTGAAGATCTGCCAGGAGCTCGGCATCCCCTGCGAGGCCCGGGTGCTTTCGGCGCACCGCACACCGGACGAAGCGCTCGACTACGCGGCCTCCGCCGCGGCGCGCGGTACGAAGGCCCTCATTGCCGGAGCCGGCGGGGCGGCCCACCTCGCGGGGGTGCTGGCCGCGAAGACCCTGCTGCCGGTGCTCGCCGTGCCGATCGACTCGTCGGCCCTGCAGGGGCTCGACGCGCTGCTCGCGATGGTCCAGATGCCGAAGGGGATTCCGGTGGCGACCTTCGCCATCGGCAGGGCCGGAGCCGCCAACGCCGCGCTCTTCGCCGCCGAGATTCTGGCGCTCTCCGATCCGGACCTCCAGGCCCGCCTCGCCGCCTGGCGCGAGGCCCGGCGGCAGGAGGTCCTGAAGCAGACGCTGCCATAG